The Lysobacter gummosus genome includes a region encoding these proteins:
- a CDS encoding LysR family transcriptional regulator: MDKLGSLFAFVRTAQLRSFVAAGRQIGISSSAVGKSVAKLEQQLGVRLLQRNTRNVRLTEEGRQFYERCKPLLDELEEAEAMLTHSMQAPRGRLRVSLPTNGYKFLVPVLGEFRRRYPEVELDLDFNDQMVDVIEGGFDAVIRSGDMPDSRLRARRLGPFCFMLCASPDYLARRGEPRAPADLEAHECIHFRFANSGKLQEWSLRLEPGENPPHLPAALVCNNSEAAVQAAVHGLGIVYSVDFLVRDHLASDRLRRVLPGFETQRGQFWALWPAHKHVSPKLRVFLDFVDEHLFVHKPLA; encoded by the coding sequence ATGGACAAGCTCGGCAGCCTGTTCGCCTTCGTCCGCACCGCGCAGCTGCGCAGCTTCGTCGCCGCCGGCCGCCAGATCGGGATTTCATCCTCGGCCGTGGGCAAGAGCGTGGCCAAGCTGGAGCAGCAGCTGGGCGTGCGCCTGCTCCAGCGCAACACCCGCAACGTGCGCCTGACCGAGGAAGGCCGGCAGTTCTACGAGCGCTGCAAACCGCTGCTGGACGAACTGGAAGAAGCCGAGGCGATGCTGACCCACTCCATGCAGGCGCCGCGCGGCCGCCTGCGGGTCAGCCTGCCGACCAACGGCTACAAGTTCCTGGTGCCGGTGCTCGGCGAGTTCCGCCGGCGTTATCCCGAGGTCGAGCTGGATCTGGATTTCAACGACCAGATGGTCGATGTGATCGAAGGCGGTTTCGACGCGGTGATCCGCAGCGGCGACATGCCCGACTCGCGCCTGCGCGCGCGCCGGCTGGGGCCGTTCTGTTTCATGTTGTGCGCCTCGCCCGACTACCTGGCGCGGCGCGGCGAACCGCGCGCGCCGGCCGACCTGGAAGCGCACGAGTGCATCCATTTCCGCTTCGCCAACAGCGGCAAATTGCAGGAATGGTCGCTGCGGCTGGAGCCCGGCGAGAACCCGCCGCATCTGCCGGCGGCGCTGGTGTGCAACAACAGCGAAGCGGCGGTGCAGGCCGCGGTGCACGGGCTGGGCATCGTGTATTCGGTGGATTTTCTGGTGCGCGATCACTTGGCTTCGGATCGGTTGCGCCGCGTGTTGCCGGGGTTCGAGACCCAGCGCGGGCAGTTCTGGGCGCTGTGGCCGGCGCACAAGCACGTCTCGCCGAAGCTGCGCGTGTTTCTGGATTTCGTCGATGAGCACTTGTTCGTGCACAAGCCTCTGGCTTGA
- a CDS encoding MFS transporter, with product MPSPLPSRASAAGPVPGRYDRFLILGAVCLAGLVLPLSFTAPPVAIPAIAAELGGSPVALNWMTNAFMLAFGSCLMAAGTLADTYGRKRVFSIGIVAYAIVSLLLALAPSLAVLNGLRIAQGVAAALALAGGNAALSQEFHGPARIRAFSLLGTAFGLGLAFGPSLAGWLVQTQGWRSVFLSSLAIALLATVFGVPRMRESRDPDAAGLDWRGSLSSTAMLALLTIGVLEAPERGWSDGWVIAALIGSAALLALFVRVETRAARPMLDLSLLKYPRFVGAQLLPIGTGFCYLALIIVLPVRLIGIHGLSALNAGLMMIALSAPMLVVPFLAAVLSHRIAAGTLCAAALLLAAAGLVWLGVEAAAGSVHGLIAPMLLIGAGSAVPWGLMDGLAISVVPKERAGMAAGVFGASRVSGEGIALAITAAALAGLLQLRLSSAIGVDGATLTQAAQRLATGDAARAQALLPQLDAAALVHSYDAAFAWLMYGLAGLTAAIAGVVFALLGDASAHEPAALAEPARDDRIELADEPAC from the coding sequence ATGCCCTCCCCCCTGCCCTCGCGGGCTTCCGCCGCCGGCCCCGTACCCGGCCGTTACGACCGTTTCCTGATCCTCGGCGCGGTGTGCCTGGCCGGGCTGGTACTTCCGCTGAGCTTCACCGCCCCGCCGGTGGCGATCCCGGCCATCGCCGCCGAACTCGGTGGCAGCCCGGTGGCGCTGAACTGGATGACCAACGCCTTCATGCTCGCCTTCGGCAGTTGCCTGATGGCGGCCGGCACCCTGGCCGACACTTACGGCCGCAAGCGCGTGTTCTCGATCGGCATCGTCGCCTACGCGATCGTCTCGCTGCTGCTGGCGCTGGCGCCCAGCCTGGCCGTGCTCAACGGCCTGCGCATCGCCCAGGGCGTCGCCGCCGCGCTCGCCCTGGCCGGCGGCAACGCCGCCTTGTCGCAGGAATTTCACGGGCCGGCGCGGATCCGCGCCTTCAGCCTGCTGGGCACCGCGTTCGGGCTGGGGCTGGCGTTCGGACCGAGCCTGGCCGGCTGGCTGGTGCAGACCCAGGGCTGGCGCTCGGTGTTCCTGTCGAGTCTGGCGATCGCGCTGCTGGCCACGGTGTTCGGCGTGCCGCGCATGCGCGAGTCGCGCGATCCCGACGCCGCCGGCCTGGACTGGCGCGGCAGCCTGAGCTCCACCGCGATGCTGGCGCTGCTGACCATCGGCGTGCTGGAAGCGCCCGAGCGCGGCTGGAGCGACGGCTGGGTGATCGCGGCATTGATCGGTTCGGCGGCGCTGCTGGCCTTGTTCGTGCGGGTGGAAACCCGCGCCGCGCGGCCGATGCTGGACCTCAGCCTGCTCAAGTACCCGCGTTTCGTCGGCGCGCAGTTGCTGCCGATCGGCACCGGGTTTTGCTATCTGGCGCTGATCATCGTGCTGCCGGTGCGGTTGATCGGCATCCACGGCCTGAGCGCGCTCAACGCCGGCCTGATGATGATCGCGTTGTCGGCGCCGATGCTGGTGGTGCCGTTCCTGGCCGCGGTGCTCAGTCACCGCATCGCCGCCGGCACCTTGTGCGCGGCAGCGTTGTTGCTGGCCGCGGCGGGCCTGGTGTGGCTGGGCGTGGAGGCCGCGGCCGGTTCGGTGCACGGCCTGATCGCGCCGATGCTGCTGATCGGCGCCGGCTCGGCGGTGCCGTGGGGCCTGATGGACGGGCTGGCGATCAGCGTGGTGCCCAAGGAACGCGCCGGCATGGCCGCGGGCGTGTTCGGCGCCAGCCGCGTCTCCGGCGAAGGCATCGCCCTGGCGATCACCGCCGCGGCCCTGGCCGGGTTGCTGCAACTGCGTCTGTCCTCGGCGATCGGCGTGGACGGCGCGACGCTGACGCAGGCCGCTCAGCGGCTGGCCACGGGCGATGCGGCACGTGCCCAGGCCTTGCTGCCGCAACTAGACGCCGCCGCGCTGGTGCACAGCTACGACGCCGCGTTCGCGTGGTTGATGTATGGATTGGCCGGACTGACCGCGGCGATCGCCGGGGTGGTGTTCGCCCTGCTCGGCGACGCTTCGGCGCACGAGCCGGCCGCCCTGGCCGAGCCGGCGCGGGACGATCGCATCGAACTGGCCGATGAGCCGGCCTGCTGA